A window of Anas acuta chromosome 28, bAnaAcu1.1, whole genome shotgun sequence genomic DNA:
acggggacagggctggtgacacccgggggggctgcggtggCTGCGTCCAGCCCCAAAAAACCCTGAGAGGCCCTGGGACAGGACGGGACGTGGGCGGTGTCCCGAGGGCTGTGCCGGTCCCACACCCGGTGAGCGCCGTCCCCAGAGGCACCGCGGCGCAGGCTGGCGCCCACCgccctcctcccaccccaaaaccgAGCTGGGtgccagcccaggctgggctcagcccccccaaaaaacaaaagaagggCACCTTGGGGGCCTCGACGGCCGTGTAGGTGGCTCCGGGGGGCACCTGGTAGCCCTCGGTGTAGAGCTTGAAGTGGTGGATCAGGGACTCCATGGAGGTCTGCGGAGAGAGGCCACGGCCGGGCAGCGCTGGGtctcctccccccccaggaGCGTTTTTTTGGGCTCGGGGGGGGTCCCCGGTGCAAAGTGGGGGGGGGCCGGCAGCAGGCCAGGCTTTTACCTTCATCTCCGCCCGCTTGGGAGGGGAGATTTTGGCGTCGTCCACCTTGATCTCCCCCTCGGGCATCTTGTTGAGGCACTGCAGGATGATGCGCAGGGACTGGCGCATCTCCTCCACGCGGCACAGGTacctgggggggtttggggggacggggggggctCAGCGCGGGTGCTGTGCCAGGAGGGGGGTGGGCAGCTGCGGTGTGGGGACGTACCGGTCGTAGCAGTCCCCTCGGGAGCCGATGGGGACGTCGAACTCCACCTGGTCGTAGACGTCGTAGGGCTGAGTCTTGCGCAGATCCCAGTGGATCCCCGAGCCCCGCAGCATCACCCCGCTGCGTGGAGAGAGGCGGCtgagccgggggggggacaccaaaaaccccacagcagcaggaggacgGGCTCCGCACCGAGGGGACATGGAAAAGGGGCCAGGAGCTCCTCGCCCTGCACACCACGGCGTCCCAGAAGGgtttggggacagcagggggggggggaaaaagccaCGCAGGACAcggtggcacagctctgacaccaagcagcagagcctggagccAGGCAGGGGCCAGCACCGACCCCGAGCAACCCCAGAGCAGCCCCCCGACCCCAACAAGCAGCCCCCCCGACCCCGAGGAGCCCCCCAGGACCCACCTGAAGCCGTAGTTGAGCGCCTCCTCGGCCGTTATCACCCCGATATCGACCGTGCGGTTCTTCCAGATGCGGTTGTTGGTCAGCATCTGCGGGCAGCAGGGCCTCAGCCACCTGTcccccccctgctgccaccccccggGGGACAACCCCACGCTGGCCATgcccaggggacagcagggagaccccagcccctgtgggggggggaaatggggcccctctccctccccggtgtccccccgtGGCGGCCGAGCTCACCTCCTCCACCTCATCCACCCGCATGGAGAAATTCTTCACGAACTCGTAGATGTCGTCCATCAGCCCCAGGGGCAGGTCCTGGGTGCGAGGAGGGGGAGATCAGCCCGGGAGGAATCAGggaaaccccccccccccccaaatcccaaagtggggggggctgcagagagcCTTTACCTGGTGAACCCCGCCGGGACGGATGTAGGCGGCGTGCATCCGCGCCCCCGAGACCCGCTCGTAGAACTCAAACATCTGCAGGGGGGCAgagaaaggagggggggggtccgTCCGCCGGCCTTGAGCCCCTCAAACCCACCCCGAGGGCAGCCGGAGcttccccgtccccgtcccttcaccttctccctctcctcaaacATCCAGAAGAAGGGGGTCATGGCCCCGATGTCCAGCGCGTGCGTGGTCACTGCCATGATGTGGTTGAGCAGCCGGGTGATCTCCGCAAAAagaactgggggggggggcacagaggggtGAGAGGGGGGCAGAACGGGGAGAAaacccccccccagacccttcCCCGGGGAGGCAGGAGGCCGTGCTCACCTCGGATCCACTGCGCCCGGAGGGGCGGGCGGATGTTGAGCAGCTTCTCCACGGCCAGGGAGTAGGCCTGCTCGTTGCACATCATGGAGACGTAGTCCAGGCGGTCGAAATAGGGCAGGGCCTGGCGAAGGGATCCCAAAAAgggagttggaagggacccagagGGGTCGCCGAGTCCAACTCTTGAAGAAAAGGTGACCTTGAGGGGCTGCGGCCAGCACCCACGGCACTCGGAGCACGGCGGCGGCTTTCCTCTCCCCTAGGGGGCACGGGAGCCCCAAAAGCAGCCCCAAAATGAGCCCAAAAGGAGCCCAGGAGCCCCAAAAGGAGCCCAAAAGCTCCAGCCCTGTACGCGTCCAAGTGGCTTTCCTCAGAACAAGGTGTGAAGGAGGGGGGCAATGTGCCCCGAGAGCTTTTTGGCCGTCCCTCCgctgtcccagccctgcctgggttATTTCAGGCTCCGTTTCTCCTGCCAGCACCGAAATTAAATCCGGGTGGGGTAATCAACCAGCGGGGGGGGTGTTTGTAAACACCACAACCAAACCCAACGGGGAAAGAAGTCCCCGGGCAGCGCTGATGTGGCCAGGTCAGGCAGGGGGACGCGGGCAGCCGGCCAGTCTGGCCCAAACTCGGGCTCCCCTCGCCGTTTCCCCACCATTTTCCCCAAATCCTCGCagtaggacaaaaaaaaaaggccccgGGAGGCcctgggagcccccccccccaatttacCTGCAGGTACGTCTTGTACTCGATGAGCTTCTCGGTGCCGCGGTGCAGCAGCCCGACGTGGGGGTCGCATTTCTTCACCGTCTCCCCGCTCAGCTCCATCACCAGGCGCAGGACCCCGTGAGCGGCCGGGTGCTGGGGCCCGAAATTGAGGGTGAGGCTGGAGACCTTCTTGTGGGCTGGGGGGTCCTTGTCTGCTCAGGGGGGGGACGACAATTTTTGGGGGGGAATCAGGCAGggaaaacaccccaaaatgcaTCAGCCCCGTGGTGTCGGGGGAGCTGCCCCGCTGagcacccccaccccaaagccTTTCCCTGGGTCTCAGGCACCCCATTATTCCCCCTGCGCCCCCCTAAGGAGGCTGACCCCCACCCTggggctcccccctccccaaaatcccgCTGCCCTGGGGGTGTCCCCGGCCCCTCACCGTCCCATGGTGGCGGCACCCACTTCTCGGTCTCCCTGCTGGGGTACATGATGGCGCCGGCGAACTGCTGCGCCCAGTCCACGTCGGGCTGCCACTGCCGGGCCCTGCGGGAACAAGGGGGTCACAGCAGGACCCCAAAATCTCAGACCCCAGATTCCAGTCCCTGAACCCAGAGCCAGACCCCAGCCCCAGGTCCCAGTCCTGGACCCAGGCCCCTGACTCCAGACCCCAGCCCTAACCCCCAGACCCAGACCCAgaccccaaacccagctcccagccccaggttCCAGGTCCCTGACCCCCAACCCCAAGCCTCAGATCCCAAATTCCAGCCCCTAGGTCCTGGCCCCAGACCCCAAACCCCTGACCCCAGACCCCCAGGCCCAGGTCCTCGACCCtcaaccccccaacccccagcccccaaatccCAGATCCCAGGTGCCCAACCCCAGACCCcaacccccagcccccagcccccaaatccTAGGCCCCCGAcccccaaccccaaatcccaggCCCCAAATCCCAGACCCCAAATCCCAGACCccgaccccaaaccccaaacccccgACCCCcagcccccgctcccctccccccgtcgcccccccgccgccccccagccctcccccaCCACCCCCCGCCCTCACCGTGCCGGGGCCACCCCgagccgcgccgccgccgccgccgggacccccccgggggccctcaggccccgcagcccccccagcgcCCGCAGCGCCCTCAGCGCCGCCATCTTGCCCTTGGCACCGCGCAGGCGCCGCCGCCGTCAGCCCCCGCGGCACGGCGCCATgttgggggtgggagggtgaAGCCGCGCCGCCGCCATGTTGGTTACGGGCAAAAGGAAGGgcaggggtgtgtgtgtgtatgggggggggggaagggggcgcTGCTCGGCCGCCATGTTTGCTGAGGGCAACATCCGGGAAACTGGAGTGGGTGCTGCCGCCATCTTTGGGGCGGGCAGAGGGGCGGGggtggggacagaggggaggggatggggtggggggggtcaggaggggactggggggggacagaggggacagagggggGACAAGAGAGGGACAGATGGGACAGTGGGGGACagaggggggcagaggggacagaaggggatgggggggcaAAGGGGGACAGTGGGGGACTgagggggggcagaggggactgggggggggcagaggggacagaaggggatgggggggggcagtggggggACAGAAGGGACCCGAGCGAGCGGGACGGGGATGGCGAAGGCAGGGCTAGGACGGAGGGGGCAGGGCAAGCAGGACCCCCCCACCACATCCCCAAAACGTGCCATGACCCAaaccacccccccacccccccccaccccacccacccTCAGGGGCCTTCCCTgcgggggacacggggacagccGGGCCGTGCCAGCACCCTCGGTGACCCCAAtttgtgtgtgtccccccccccccgcccccccccaggctcccccGTCCCCGTGGCCGTGCCAGCTCCCGCGGCCTCGCGCTGCGTCACCGACCCCGCTGACGCCCGCCCGGTGGCGTCACCGCTGACCCCGCACTGAGTCACGGTGGCCCCGCGGTGCTGGACAGATGCTGcctggacccccccccggggggcacTGAGCAGCCCCCGGTGTCCCCGAGGGTGTCCCCGAGGGTGTCCccggtgtccccgtgtccccgtgtaCATGCGTGTGTCAGCCCCGTGCGTGTGCTGGGGGCTTTCGTGCGTGGGTCTGGTTGTGACTGGGAAATGCTGGAGGTgaactggggacactgggactgGAAGTGGGGGTATGGGAATTGGGGGTGCTGGAGCCAAGGGTGCTGGAACTGGGGGTACTGGAGATGGGGGTGCtggatctgggggttctgggggTGCTGGAACTGGGATGCTGGAGCCGGGGGTACTGGAGCTGGGTGTACTGGAACTGGGTGTACTGGAACTGGGAGTGCTGGAACTGGGTATACTGGAACTGGGGGTACTGGAGCTGAGTGTACTGGAACTGGGGGTGCTGGAACTGGGATGCTGGAGTtgggggtgctggagctgggtgtACTGGAGCAggggggtgctggtgctggatCTGGGAATACTGGAGCTGGAGTTTctggagctggaggtgctggaacTGAGTGTACTGGAACTGAGTGTACTGGAACTGGGAATGCTGGAACTGGTGGTACTGGAGCTGAGTGTactggagctgggggtgctggagcagatgCCAGAGGCAGAGGACGCTGCCCTGCGGGATGCCGGATCCGGCGGATGCTGGTGCTGGGGATACTGGCTGTGCCGGACGTCCAACTGGGCGGATACTGGAGCCCATGGGATGCTGGCAGAGCCAGGTGCCGGATCCGGCGGAtgctggggccgggggggtgccAGGacctgccagcccccccccggaTGCTGGACCCAGTGAATTCTGCTTGTGCTGGTCGTGGTGTGCTCCCAGTGGGCTCCCAGTGTGCTCCCAGTAAGCTCCCAGTGGGCTCCCAGTCACAACAGCACTCCCAGGCATGCATAGGTGCTGGTCCCGGCTGCAGGCTCTGGGTGCCAGGGGGGGTCCCGTgggtgccgggggggtcccTTGGGTGCAGCCCAGCACCCAGCGGCACAGAGGCCCCTTTGTCCGGCGGCGCCGGGTGCCACCAGCTCCCTTTGTCACCCTCTTGTTCTCCCCGGGGACAGCGGGGATGGCACCGGGGCACCCCTGGGGGGCACGAAGGGCACCCCGAGatgggtgggggggtgggggggggcaccggggcagGAAGGGTGGCCGGTGGCTCAGCCCCGGTTACGAGAAGGGAGGAAGCAGGATACggcccctgtgctgctgggcgGGGGGGCAGGAGGTGACTTCGGTGTGACACAtcgggggggggccctgccgGGAaaggggggacacggggagggggctgggagggacccgcgtggggatggggggggatggaggggacaggggggaacaggaggggatggggacaaggagggatggaggggacaggaggggatgggggggacaggagggggcagggaggggatattggggacagggaggggacaggaggggacagggggtgatggaggggacagggagggatggggacaaggagggatggaggggacagggggggacaggaggggatgggggggacaggaggggacaggaggggacaggaggggatattggggacagggagggacaGGGAGTGATGGGGACAGGGAGTGATGAAggggacaggatgggatgggggggggcgggcagcAATGGAGGGGTCAGGGAGggacagaagggacaggacaggacaggacagggcgggggggggcgtaGCGGGCAGGGAATGTTCcgggggtccccagccccacgcccCCCCCGTGGCACAGCCGCCCCCGTTCCCGGGACTTCCCCGTTCCCAGGCTCCGGCCGGGCTCAGCCTTCCCGGAACCGtcccggggggggcagcgcgggtttcccccccccgcctccgTCCCTCCCCGTCCCGGAGCCGTTAAaaggcggcggggcccggctcTGCCGCCGAGCGGGACGCGGTGCCCCGGGCCATGCGCTGCGCGCTCCTGGCGCTCGTCCTCGCCGC
This region includes:
- the NDUFS2 gene encoding NADH dehydrogenase [ubiquinone] iron-sulfur protein 2, mitochondrial, giving the protein MAALRALRALGGLRGLRAPGGVPAAAAARLGVAPARARQWQPDVDWAQQFAGAIMYPSRETEKWVPPPWDDKDPPAHKKVSSLTLNFGPQHPAAHGVLRLVMELSGETVKKCDPHVGLLHRGTEKLIEYKTYLQALPYFDRLDYVSMMCNEQAYSLAVEKLLNIRPPLRAQWIRVLFAEITRLLNHIMAVTTHALDIGAMTPFFWMFEEREKMFEFYERVSGARMHAAYIRPGGVHQDLPLGLMDDIYEFVKNFSMRVDEVEEMLTNNRIWKNRTVDIGVITAEEALNYGFSGVMLRGSGIHWDLRKTQPYDVYDQVEFDVPIGSRGDCYDRYLCRVEEMRQSLRIILQCLNKMPEGEIKVDDAKISPPKRAEMKTSMESLIHHFKLYTEGYQVPPGATYTAVEAPKGEFGVYLVSDGSSRPYRCKIKAPGFAHLAGLDRMSQGHMLADVVAIIGTQDIVFGEVDR